Genomic DNA from Solanum dulcamara chromosome 4, daSolDulc1.2, whole genome shotgun sequence:
TTTTCTTGTGATAAGAAGAGTCCGAGCGGTTGAACAAGCTATTACTTTTTCTTGCCATTTCCCATCTGGGTAAttaatttttcctttgttttatatcaatttttcatTCTATGTACTTAGATTTTTGATTAAAAATCTATTCTTGATGTAGTTAGTTTTAATGTTGTGATTTATGCTGGAATTCAGTGGATGTTCCTTGACTCTGCTGGGAGTTAAAAATTGAATCTTGAAAAGTCAGGGGAGGAAAAAAATGAAGTGTTTCTATTACTTCAAGGATAGGAACAGAAATAGGGAAAGAAAATCAGCACCAGTGGCACTTCAAGGTCAGAGTAAATCAGATATTTCAGGTGGTGGTGTAGAAAGGGTAACCAAGTCTTCATGTTCAACTTCGTCTGCACGTAGCTTCTCTGATGTGTATGAAGGGAAAGCTCAGAATTTGAGGGTCTTCACATTCTCTGAGCTTAAACAAGCAACTAATAATTTTAATAGGTTACTTAAGATTGGTGAAGGAGGTTTTGGATGTGTATACAAAGGTAACATTAAGCCTGCTGATGGAAAAGGTGAATCAACTGTTGTTGCCATTAAAAAACTCAATAGAGATGGTTATCAGGTAAGGTTTTTTGGTGTATGGTCCATTATGTGTATCTGATCTTTGAATTTGTGTTTAGTTTCACTGGCAACCAAAATATAAATGCCCACATATGTATTTTAGTGGTTTGAGTATGGCCTTATCTGTTAAATTGTTGCTATCTGTGCAACTGTTTATAGCAGCCTTGCCTGGTAATGAGGCATTCATGATATCATCATTCATTGTTGTTTTTtctgtttgtttttttttggcttCTTTTTTGGTGAAAGGTGATATTTAATCTTTCATCTTTACAAAAAAGATCAAGTCTGATGCCCTTGAAATTCAGTTGCTTCCACATCCTCATAGGACTATTCAGGAGAATGTACTGTTATGCTTATCTATCTTGCTTGTGAAAGAGAGGAAAATACCCAACTTTGTTCCATTTACATTTCTGTTTGCTCCCTGCACTTTGCTATAAATACTATTTCCAACTCACTTTTAGCTATTTAGGTTCAGGTTGATCAATTAATTGCTGCCTGATTGTGGATCATTTCCATATGGCTTGCAGTTTTGTAGAAACTTGATATGATTGTATGAGAAGCTCCCCTTTCAAGTTAAAATTTGTTAAACAGAAAATAAATGTCTACAAAGTATGATGAGCACCATTAGAATATTGGCATTTTTTCCACTTTCTTGTCATTGGTTGAAAGTTTTGGTTTTCAGCATTACTTGGCAGCAAATTATAGTTGACGCATCTTGCTTCTCTAGATTTTACGGACTTAGATCTGGAGTCTCTTGTTTTGGAAGCTAAATAACTTAAGTTTTCATCTTATTGTAAACTGTAGTATTGTGTTGATCCTCTATTTGTTACGTAGGGTCATAAACAATGGGTAGCAGAAGTGCAATTTCTGGGAGTGGTAGATCACCCGAATCTTGTCAAACTAATTGGATACTGTGCCGTTGATGGGGAAAGAGGCATTCAGAGGCTACTGGTGTATGAATTCATGTCAAATAGAAGTCTAGAAGATCATCTTTTCAATACAGCCTTTCCAGTTCTTTCTTGGCAAAGAAGACTGCAAATAGCGCTTGGAGCAGCTCAGGGACTGTCTTATTTGCATGAAGAATTGGAAGTTCAggtattttatttgaatatttCTGATGTTCTCGTccaaattttcataaatattattACAATAGTATGAACTTTTAGTCGGATTTCTTCAATGTATAACCCAAGTGTGGATTGACGCTTAATGCTGAAGGTGAATGATCATTGAAATGGCTTCAGCTTTGCGGCCTAAAAAATGTTTCTCTATGCAGAGTTTTCTCGAAATGTTTCCAtttgttttccagatttttcaCAGTTACAAGTATTATGACAGTGGAGTGTCTCTGTTTCAACTTCAAATTCTATCAGTCTTTATTCAAAACCATTTCAAATTAAAACGTTATCTGCTTTGGCATCTTAACTGTATATTTGTTCTGTGGACCTTCTGTCAAGCATGCAGAAAACTTGTGTATACCGATTCACCACTGAATTGGTACAATACTGCTGTTGTTAATGTTCTTTCTTCTGTTAACTGTACAGGTGATATATCGTGATTTCAAGTCATCAAATGTGCTATTGGATGATGACTTCGAGCCAAAGCTTTCAGACTTCGGGCTTGCGAGAGAGGGCCCAACTGGTATGCACACGCATGTTTCCACAGCGGTATGTTACGTTGATCCCTGCTCAAATATGTAGGACTTTAATGAGAAAGAAAAACACATGTTACTTTTTTTGGTTACTGTAGCAAATGATCATAAATGACATGCTTTGTGACCAGGTTGTGGGGACATGGGGGTATGCAGCACCTGATTACATAGAAACAGGACATCTCACAGCTAAGAGTGATGTGTGGAGTTTTGGTGTTGTATTGTATGAGATCCTAACCGGTCGACGTTCTCTAGAAAGGAACAGACCAAAATCAGAACATAAACTTCTGGATTGGGTTAAACGTTACCCTGCTGACGGCAAGAAATTTGGTATGCTCATGGATCCAAGGCTGGAAAATCAGTATTCCCTGAATGCAGCTCGAAAGATGGCAAAGTTAGCTGACACCTGTTTGTTAAAATCTGCAAAAGATCGACCCAAGATGAGTCAGGTAGTCGAAACTCTGAAGCAGATCATTCAGATTTCTGGTGAAAATAGTTCCTCCACAGACACAAGTTTCCAGAGTGTCGACGATGATCCTGTTGTAGAGGAAAAGCCAAAGCAGATGGGAGCTACAGAATCAGCGAAAAGACGAATGGCTCACTTGGCTAAACTTGGTGAACATGTTGGTGGAATAAGCAGAAGAAGATTCCTGATCATGCAGAAGGCTAAAGTTACATAAAAAaggataaattattttattcctGCAATGAAGATATCAACATGTTGAGAATTCTGGTTTACTGATGAGTGAAATATAGTACTTAATTAGTTTAGCGTGTACATGAGGCATTGCTATTTCAACTCAATTGTGGCTATGACTAGAGGCAACAACCTGTAGCCTTGAGTTTTTCTATGCCTAAGGTGATTGAAATTAGATTTCATTAGGTGTAGTCATTATTGTGGTGGCTGTACTATGCTCAAATTTACATGaacattttcttaatttttttccctaCACCCCACCCAACTAGACAGAAAAGGAAGAGGAGGGGGTGGGGGAGGAGGGGAAAAAAGAGAGGATAAAACTTGAGTCATGGTCAACGAAGAAATAATGGCCAGCTGATTTAGTAGTGTGTCTTATGATATCTTTGACTAATATATAGTTCCAATAAACCAAATATCGATCTACCAAGTATACACGCGATGTTGACTGCTTACAGAAAATAATGCATTGGACTTATTGAACCAactgatttattttttaattgtttgtCAGAGGAACTGAAGAACACAAATTTAACATGTACACAACAaacaaaagggaaaaaaaaagtcGAGAATATTATGAAAAGAGGAAGGATAGAAAACTAACTTCAACATACAAATAATCTAGGCGTAGTTGTTGATGAATTACgcgactttttttttttatgcatAAGGGGGACGGGGAAAGGGAAAAGGAAAGGGAAAGGGGTAGTGGGGATCGAAACCACGCCTATTGTGTGGAGACTCCCACTGATACTACTCAGGCTATAAACTTTCCAGCTTCCCCCAAAAAGTCCAGAACAGATTCTATTTTCAGCATAGCCATGATACTGTATATGGCACAAGAACCTTGTGCAGCCATTTCAACAGGCTCCAGATCAAAAGACCATAATGGCATCGATCACCAGTAGTTTGGACAAAGCCCTCTGCACATCCTGAAATGTGAAAATTAGATTGCAGAATTCATCAAGATAGGGCAGCCataaggggaaaagaaaagggGAGAGGGGGTGGAGGATAGCCGGGAGCTTCATCATGAAGGGACAATCATGCCAGGCTACAAGGACAAACAAAAGGAGACTTTATATTAACAGGGCTCACAAGGGTACATACATCAATGTATAAAAAGTGTTAGTTTCGGATAGGGTTTATCTGTCACTAGTTAAGTAGCAGTTCTAAAATAGACTGCGAGCTGCAAGTCCTAAGGGCACACTCTATGAGCAGCAGCTGAAGAGGAGCCTTGGAAGGATCAATATTGAACAGTGATTCAGTCATGTTATCCACAGTGCAAATAGCAATATCAAACAGGACTTGTTCACATTTTAATGTCACTATATTCCATATGCATGCCGTTTGATGTTGCATGCGTGTGTCGCTAGACTTCCCCTGGATATCATTGTTAACAAATACCTACCACTTTCTAACAAAAGCTTCTAGCTTTCTAGTCATGCATCCACCTTTAAGGGAAAAGAAACAGCATTAGGAAAAATACAGTTCATCTTCTTGTATGTTTAGTTAAGATAGACTTCTTCAGCCATTAATGAAATCAGGACATATTGCAAATCGTGATTAAACAGAAAATGGATAAAGACAACACCTAAACCATTTTTTCAAAAAGCTGAAAAGTGAAAAGGGTTGCGAGCATAATGCAAGGATGACATTAAACTTCCTGTCAGAGGAAATCCTTGAAATAATATTGTttagaaaaggaaaaggaaatgtTTGACCTGAACTCATTTGCAGAGACCTTTATATGAAAGTTGCATACACAGTTACACTAGATGAAGATAtgtttataaaataaacttaccaGATCCATCATCGTCTGGAGGTTTAcaaacatcaacaacaacaaatcccAGGCTAGTTGGGTCTGCATGAATCCTCATTTATCCATATTGCTCTATTTGGACCAGGTCCGCAAAATTTCAAACTTTTAAAAATGACAGAAGCAGGCAAAATGTTTTCTGGTCGACAGCAGCTAGCCCTTTTTTGATCGACAGCAGCAGGTAAAACCTTACATTAACAAATTCACGATCCTCAAGATTTTACTGCTGTCACTATGTTTCCATAACACAGCTCTTGATATTTTATCATTCACCATAATAGTTCTTTTCAGGATCAAATCTTTAGGCACATACACAACCATACACATAACATCCAGAAATCCGTACATAGAGCAGCATCTAAGTCTCTTATCCCG
This window encodes:
- the LOC129886797 gene encoding probable serine/threonine-protein kinase PBL19, translating into MKCFYYFKDRNRNRERKSAPVALQGQSKSDISGGGVERVTKSSCSTSSARSFSDVYEGKAQNLRVFTFSELKQATNNFNRLLKIGEGGFGCVYKGNIKPADGKGESTVVAIKKLNRDGYQGHKQWVAEVQFLGVVDHPNLVKLIGYCAVDGERGIQRLLVYEFMSNRSLEDHLFNTAFPVLSWQRRLQIALGAAQGLSYLHEELEVQVIYRDFKSSNVLLDDDFEPKLSDFGLAREGPTGMHTHVSTAVVGTWGYAAPDYIETGHLTAKSDVWSFGVVLYEILTGRRSLERNRPKSEHKLLDWVKRYPADGKKFGMLMDPRLENQYSLNAARKMAKLADTCLLKSAKDRPKMSQVVETLKQIIQISGENSSSTDTSFQSVDDDPVVEEKPKQMGATESAKRRMAHLAKLGEHVGGISRRRFLIMQKAKVT